A stretch of Planctomycetota bacterium DNA encodes these proteins:
- a CDS encoding type Z 30S ribosomal protein S14, translated as MARKAAINKCKRVPKFSTRKVIRCELCGRDRGNYRKFHLCRICFRTLALKGHIPGVRKASW; from the coding sequence ATGGCTCGCAAGGCCGCCATCAACAAGTGCAAGCGAGTGCCCAAGTTCTCGACCCGGAAAGTCATCCGTTGCGAGCTCTGCGGGCGCGACCGCGGCAACTACCGCAAGTTCCACCTCTGCCGCATCTGCTTTCGCACCCTCGCATTGAAAGGTCACATCCCCGGCGTCCGCAAGGCGAGCTGGTAG
- the rpsH gene encoding 30S ribosomal protein S8, with product MVNDPIADMLTRLRNALTARKAEVDVPCTKVNLGIARVLRDEGYIQDSKVLDVAPARMIRVYLKYGPDGEKVITRIRRESRLSRRVYHGVREIPRVQNGLGIAILTTSKGVMSDRECRRNRVGGELLCTVE from the coding sequence ATGGTGAACGACCCGATTGCTGACATGCTGACCCGCCTCCGCAACGCGCTCACGGCCCGCAAGGCCGAGGTAGACGTGCCCTGCACGAAGGTCAACCTCGGCATCGCCCGCGTCCTCCGAGACGAGGGCTACATCCAGGATTCCAAGGTTCTGGACGTGGCGCCGGCGCGCATGATCCGGGTCTACCTCAAGTACGGCCCGGACGGCGAGAAGGTGATCACCCGCATCCGCCGCGAGAGCAGGCTCAGCCGGCGCGTCTACCACGGCGTCCGCGAGATCCCGCGCGTGCAGAACGGCCTCGGCATCGCCATCCTCACCACCTCGAAGGGCGTGATGAGCGACCGCGAGTGCCGCCGCAACCGCGTGGGCGGCGAACTCCTCTGCACCGTGGAATGA